ATACTGATTCTGTACAAAATGAGTTTTTTGCAGGAAGTCACTAAACAAATTGGTGGCCAAATGCACGAGTTAGCTGCAAAAGTTGATGAATATGCCCGTGGCATGATCAGTGCTTCCGGATCAACACTGTTTGAAGAGCTTGGACTTTACTACATAGGTCCTGTTGATGGTCACAACATAAATGATCTTGTTGCCATTCTCAATGAAGTTAAAAGTACTAAAACAACTGGTCCCGTGCTGATTCATGTTGTCACTGAAAAAGGCCGTGGATATCCATATGCAGAAAGAGCAGCAGACAAGTACCATGGTAAATGAGGCATCTCAAAATTTTTACTGTCTTTGAATGGACCAAATACCTCCAAGCcgttaaagacaaaaatatgaaatctaATTTGTCGCTTTGGACACTTTCTGTTCATCACCGTGATTTTGCAGGAGTAGCCAAGTTTGATCCTGCAACTGGGAAACAATTTAAAGCCCAGGCTACCACCCAGTCGTACACAACATATTTTGCAGAGGCTTTGATTGCAGAAGCGGAAGCTGACAAAGACATTGTTGGAATCCATGCTGCTATGGGTGGTGGAACTGGAATGAATGTCTTCCTCCGCCGTTTCCCAGAGAGATGCTTTGATGTGGGGATAGCAGAACAACATGCAGTTACATTTGCGGCGGGTCTGGCTTGTGAAGGTCTGAAGCCTTTTTGTGCAATTTACTCATCATTCATGCAGAGAGCTTATGACCAGGTAAGCACTATATAATAACCCTCAAACACCTTTGTCTTTTGATCAGTCAGTGATAACACGACGGATTACTCTTATCAATGGTCTAGACAAGATTGGTGTATATGGTTTATCTTTACAATGAATGCTAAAGATGTGTTCTGTGTCCGTTTCTAGGTAGTGCACGATGTAGATTTGCAGAAGCTGCCAGTAAGATTTGCAATGGACAGAGCAGGATTAGTTGGAGCTGATGGTCCTACACACTGCGGTGCATTTGATGTGACTTTTATGGCATGCCTCCCCAACATGGTGGTGATGGCTCCCTCTGATGAAGCAGAGCTTTTTCACATGGTTGCCACTGCTGCTGCCATTGATGATCGACCCAGTTGTTTCCGATATCCGAGGGGAAATGGTATCGGTGTTGAACTACCACCAGGGAATAAAGGCATTCCCCTTGAGGTAAGTTAGAGTTTTAGAGATACCCTTATGGAGATAATTAGGAACATAAATGTGCAAACCAGCTTAAAATTTGTGCTGTGACATTTGAACAGATTGGGAAAGGTAGGATACTAGTTGAAGGGGAAAGAGTGGCTTTGTTGGGCTATGGATCAGCTGTTCAGAGCTGTGTGGCTGCTGCTTCCTTGTTGGAACATCATGGCTTGCAAGTAACAGTGGTGGATGCTCGTTTCTGCAAGCCATTGGATCATAACCTCATCAGCAGCCTTGCAAAAACAAATGAGGTTTTGATCACTGTGGAAGAAGGATCAATAGGAGGATTTGGATCCCATGTTGCTCAGTTCTTGGCCCTTGGTGGCCTTCTTGATGGAAAACTGAAGGTAAGATTGTGATCCATGATATACTTATACATGTTTTTATGAATGTTAATCTAGTTGTGGCTGAAAAGTGATGTGGGTTTGTATTAAAACTGCAGTGGAGGCCAATGGTTCTTCCTGATTGTTATATTGACCATGGATCACCAGCTGATCAACTGAAGGCAGCTGGTCTTACACCATCTCACATAGCAGCAACAGTGTTCAATTTACTTGGACAAGCAAGAGAGGCACTAGAGGTGATgacatgaaagaaagaaagaaatgcaGAGGAGGATTTGGGTATTCAACTTTTCATTCCACCAGGGTAAAAAGTTCCATGATTCACCTAGTGTAATACAAGGatgtttgtaaaaaaataatacacatGGAAGATGCATTAGGAGCTTTGTTTGGTAGGACTGTTCGGTGGTTGGTTTGAATGAATCTGACCAACTTGAGAATCCAGACCAAACCATCGAACCAATAAATTCTGGTTTGGATTTTAGCTAAAGTGAATCTCACCCGAAAATCGAAATCATTCGGGCGAACCAAACCAATTAAATTCAATGGAGATTGATTCAGACCAGTCATATTCAATCAtgcagttttttttattatcaatctCTCTGCATGGACTTTCATACTGctcttttatttctaatttttgctattatttaatttatgtaaagcaattatcatcaaattttaagaaaaatttaatcaaactaACCCAATTAACTCATTAGTTTCAATTTACTTCATTTCAACTTCAAACCTATCATGAACACTTAGTTGCatttatattagaaaattaaagTGCCAACTTCAAACCCACATCACTTTTCAGCTAGCATCtcaattgatattaaaatgttagtAGCACACGatgtgtttctttgtttttggcGAATTCTTTATTATTGACTTATATTCTTTGAAGAAATAATGAAATCGTGTGGAATTTtctccttatatatatatatatatatatatatatatatatatatatatatatatatatatattaaccattcttataatttatagtgctttataaattttattgaatgagATAACATGTTCAATAAATTCCAACTCCCAATTTTCAAAGAAAGCGATTGATTTGAAATCATTTGATGATGGGCTGCAAATCAGATAGATAATATAACAGAagtcaataatatataaacaca
Above is a genomic segment from Vigna radiata var. radiata cultivar VC1973A chromosome 10, Vradiata_ver6, whole genome shotgun sequence containing:
- the LOC106775981 gene encoding probable 1-deoxy-D-xylulose-5-phosphate synthase, chloroplastic, producing the protein MALSALSFPLHLRQTTPSDPKTSTPLALPSSHSHWGVDLLTQSLRRHNQVRKMRHGVCASLSETGEYHSKKPPTPLLDTINYPIHMKNLSTKELNQLAEELRSDVIFHVSRTGGHLGSSLGVVELTVALHFVFNSPQDKILWDVGHQSYPHKILTGRRDKMHTMRQTDGLAGFTKRSESEHDCFGTGHSSTTISAALGMAIGRDLKGDNNNVIAVIGDGAMTAGQAYEAMNNAGYLDSDMIVILNDNKQVSLPTANLDGPIPPVGALSSALSKLQSNKPLRELREVAKEVTKQIGGQMHELAAKVDEYARGMISASGSTLFEELGLYYIGPVDGHNINDLVAILNEVKSTKTTGPVLIHVVTEKGRGYPYAERAADKYHGVAKFDPATGKQFKAQATTQSYTTYFAEALIAEAEADKDIVGIHAAMGGGTGMNVFLRRFPERCFDVGIAEQHAVTFAAGLACEGLKPFCAIYSSFMQRAYDQVVHDVDLQKLPVRFAMDRAGLVGADGPTHCGAFDVTFMACLPNMVVMAPSDEAELFHMVATAAAIDDRPSCFRYPRGNGIGVELPPGNKGIPLEIGKGRILVEGERVALLGYGSAVQSCVAAASLLEHHGLQVTVVDARFCKPLDHNLISSLAKTNEVLITVEEGSIGGFGSHVAQFLALGGLLDGKLKWRPMVLPDCYIDHGSPADQLKAAGLTPSHIAATVFNLLGQAREALEVMT